The DNA window tttgaaaatatgaaggatcatgcaaaataactattttatttaaggatagtgatcatatgaagccatgtatTCTCACATagctgtttggctcctttttaaatcctaATTATAACATtaatcacccaaatggctctgttcaaaagtttacatacccttgaatgtttggccttgttacagacacacaaagtgacacacacaggtgaaaatggcagttcaaagttaatttcccacacctgtgactttttaaattgcaattagtgtctgtgtataaatagtcaatgagttttcTAGCTTTCTTGTGGATGGACTGAGCAGGCAagacactgagccatggggagcagaaaattactgtcaaaagacctgcgcaACAAGGTAATGGGActtcataaagaaaaaaataaatatccaaagccttgcaaatgccagtcagtgctgttcaatcacttattaagaagtggaaaatgtgaggatctcttgataccaagccaaggtcaggtagaccaagaaagatttcagccagaactgccagaagaattgtttgggatacaaataaaaacccacaggtaacctcaggagaaattcaggctgatctggaaaaagatgttgtggttgtttcaaggagcacaatatgaccaTACTTGAACataaatgagctgcatggtcagaaagaagcttttattgtgccaatgccacaaaaaagcctggttacaatatgtctGACAAccccttgacacgcctcacagcctctggcacactgttatttggagtgacgagaccaaaatagagctttatggtcacaaccataagctgtatatttggagaggggtcaacaaggcctatagtgaacagaataccatccccactgtgaagcatggtgatgttttaggggtgtgtgagctctaaaggcacagggaatcttgtgaaaatgtatggcaagatgaatgcagcatgttatcagaaaatactggttgacaatttgcattcttctgcacgaaagctgagCATCgtacgctcttggactttccagcatgacaatgaccctccagtggttacagcagaaaaagatgaaggttctggagtggccatcacagtctcctgaccttaatatcatcgagccactctgatctcaaacatgtggttcatgcaagatgaccaaagactttgcatgacctggaggcattttgtcaagatataTGGGCAACtaataccacctgcaagaattcggggcctgatagacaactattacaaaagactgcatgctgtcattgatactaaagggggcaatacacagtattaagaattaaaggtatacagacttttgaacagggctcagtaaaaacatttctgttgccatgttttgtttttaagattgtgccattctgttatgacctacagttgaatgtaaatcccgtaagaaataaaagatgtgttttgcctgctcactcatgttttcttcacaaatggtacatatattaccaattctccaagggtatgcaatcttttgagcacaacaattaattcattttcaatatttcttAAATCACATGAAGAATCTTAACCACATTCAAATTATCACAAACAAATTACCTTTCTGATATTAACTAggatttctataaaaaaaaaatagcaagaTAAAACGTAGTAATTTTTATATGCGTGAATTCCTTGCATAGAGTGGATGAACATATTTCTATAGCAAGaatgatacattttaataaccaGAGCTTTCTTCATAGATCCGTGCTGCATTCAATACTTCAAATGCTGTTAAATCCTCCTGAAATGGCCTCAGGCGAGCAGCTCTATGCCAAAGCCAGCATCGccatctggatttttttgtgagTTGCAGACATACTCTTAGGGTTGGGTAAGGGGAACTAGTTCACCTGGGGCTGCGTCTGGCTGGATGCATTTGAATCATGATGGCTGTTTGAATCATGATTGCCATTTCAGTCGCAGGGGCCACTTACTGTAATATGTGACTGTCGTGTGATAGCGGTTTTGGCAGGGGTGATGGTGATGCTACTGGTGATCTTGCTGCTGCCTTTGACATGGCAACCATTGGTAATCACCGGTGTCCTTGCCCCTCCCTTAGGGGTGTGGCATGTTCCAATAGACTGGTTCTGGGTTATACCACTGATGGACTGGATACAGGGGCTCCCAAGGTGGATGTGAATCTTATTGTCCTCTGTTGTGATGATGCTGGGACCAGTGCAATTGGACCTCGTGATCTGACAGCTGTTTTGCTTTTCCGGACCCACCCGGAACACGGCTTGGCGTATGACTTCTGTGCTTTCCAGTGATCCAGTACTGACGGTTACCATCTGGATAGGTGAGCCTGTGAGGTCAGGTGACACTGATCCGGAAGAGTCTGGCGGTAGGACCATGGTGGGAGTCATGCCGGGTGGGGAGACCGGCTCTGAGCATGGGGAGTGCTTTGATCTGGCCACTGGGGAGATGGCTGCGTTCGGGATAATGGTGATTCTCTGTTTTGGTGAGGCTCCGCTGGTGGGGATGACCGCGGTGCTGGTGTATGATGTGGCGTTGTCAGCAGATGAGCTACTGATCTCAAGTGTGGCTGTGTTAAGCCCATGTTCAGGTGTCACCTTGATGTGTAAGGGCTGCCCGGCTGCACGTGCAAGCATCACCTCCCCTTTTTCCTTCAACAGGTTGCCTTTAATGGGAGGCTGATTGTCCTTCTCTGTGGGTGAAGGTATTCTGATGCACCTCACGTTGTTTTGGTGATCCAAGCTTTCAGTGTTGTTCAGTGTTGTTGAGTAGCACTGATTGGGGACGCAATTCTTGTTTTGCTTTGGATCCTCTCCATCGATCTGCTCATGGAGTCTACTGCCGAGCTCCAGCGGAGCCAAACCCATGTTGTTTGGGAGGGTGTATGTGGGCTCTGTCTGCACCTCCTTAGTAGACAGGAGGAGGTCTGAGAAGCGTCTTCCAGTTATGCCTGGCCGGAGGCTCTTGCTGAATTGTCTGTACCTCTCCACCTCATGGGTCAGTCCTTGCATCTCCCTGGCAAGCTCTCTGTTCTTAACCTCCTGCTGGGTCAGGCGCTTCTTCAGGGTGGAACTGTCCATCTGCACACGACAGAGGGACTCCTCTGTTACCATAAGCTTCTGTACCTTCTCTTTGAGAGCCTCCACCTCCCTTCTAAGGAGGACAGCCTTGACCTGCTCTTCCTGGAGTCTCCTGAGAAGTTGGTGCTCCtggttgttttctttctctccctgctgGTACTTGGATAGTTCCCTCTTGGACTCCTCCAGCTCATCTGCCAGGGCCCTGGCTCTTTCGTGCTCCTTGGACCACCTCTTCTTCAGGGACTCAAAGTCTTCCTCTGCCTTCATCAGCTCACTCTCCACCACTCCCTTCTGCATTAGTCTTCTTCTCAGTCTAGCTACCTCCTGGGTGAGTTCTTTTACTTTGTTGTCATCCTGTTGGTAACAGTGATTAGTTTTGACCAAAAGGGGGCTCTTCATTTCCTGACTGAATTCCCCCCTTTTGACCTCTATGACCTCAATCCCTTTTTTCATGGTGGTAACTCTACTCTGCAAATCTCTGGTTTtatcctcctccatcctcagcCTCGACCTTAACTCGTCCCGTTCTTTAGCCACACTCTGAATCCTTTCCTCCAGCTCTGCTTTAGACCTCAGAGCACTGTGGCTCTCCTCAGTTAGTTTATCTGTGGCTGTTGACATACTGTGACGCTCCCCCAGTTGTAGATTGTCTGTCTTCTCTTGAAGTTTCTCCTCTGTCCGCCTCAGTCTCTCTGCCATGTTTTTCCTCTCTTCGACCAGCACCACTGTGAGTGTTCTCAGTTTGGCAAAGTCCTGTCTCAAGGCCAGCTCTGATCTTTCCATCTGGCCTTCATTGGCTTCCAGTTCCCTCACCCGCTGCCTGAGGGTTTCCAGCTCTGCAGACAGCTGCTTAATGCTAGCCCTCTCCTTATCTAGGCTGCCCTGCAGAGCGTCGCACTCCCTCTTGCTTTTTCCCAGAGCCTCTTCCAGTCTGTCCAGGTCGCTGATCCGGCCGTTAAGCTTGTCCACCTCTGCCTTCAGGCTGCGGCTTTGGCTAGACTCCCTCCCCAGTTTGCGGTCCAGGTCCCGGCATTGGTCTCCCATGCGGACCAGTTCCTCGTCTTTTCCTTCCATCTCCACCACCCTCTTCCTCAGCTGTTCCACCTCTGACAGCAAGCCAGGGCTTGTTGCACACCGGTCTCCCCTGTGACTTAGCCTGTCCCTCAGCTCTTGCAGTTCCTCCTCAGCCCTCTGAAGGGCACCCCTGGTCCCATCCAGCTTGTCTAGTTGTTGGCTGAGGATGGCCAAACGCTGACGCAGCTGTTGATTCTGGGCATCTTCATTGGCCAGCTTGGCTGTCATGGCTTCCTGGTTGATGTGGAACTAGGTAACTTGCTTGCGTAGCCCCGCCTCCAAATGAAGGACTTTCAACTCCTCACCCTTTGCCCTTGACTGGGTGGAGTTCAGCTCTTGTTGGGCATGGGGGGCAATGTCCTTCAGTGCCTGGATGCGTTTGCTCTGCTGGGAATGCTGATTTGTCATGCAATGCTGTTTGTCAATGACCAGCAATGCAAAACACTTGAACTTTAAAGCAAAAACCTCTGATTCATGATCCTCCTCCTTTCTTTCCCAGCAGGCTTTCTCCTGGTGAAGCAGTAACTTCAGTCTGTGAGAGAGacaacagttttatttaaagGGAAATGTTGGGTTCACAGAGATGCAACACAAAAGTCTACCTGTTGCAGATTTATGAGCATTTATGAGTCTTGTGAAAAATTACACCCCATGGAAAGCTGacgtttttgtaaatatttggacagatgGATATTGAAGCAATATTCAAAGCACATGAATTGATAAaagtaacctaatttaacaaatcacacaaacatttctgCGATTAGAATGAACATAAATATACGTTTTCTTTAGTCCACCCCTACTTTTACTGTTATAAAAATTGGTTATATTAGAATCAGGTTCACCAAAACACAGGCACATCAATAGAAACTTGGTCTTCACCATATGTGAATGTGGTAAGACATCATGCCAAGGTCAAAAGACCTATCTGAAGCCCTCAGAAGAACAATTATGGATGCCAATGAATCTAgtaggggttacaaagccatttcaaaGCTATTggaagtacataattccactgtACGATGGATTGTCTACAACTGGAGAGTGGTCctgaccactggcaatctactaGGTACAGATCGTCCTACCAAATTCAAGAGTTTACCGAAAAATGATCATATTGGTCTTTAAGGACCCCAGGATAATATCAAGGGATTTACAGACTTCTCCTACCGCAATCAATTTTATTGTGCATGactcaactgtcagaaagagaccaCACAAACTTGGGTGGTCTAAAATGAAGAaacctctgctctcaaaaaataaTGTCAAGACACAACTAgggtttgccagacaacacctgagTGAAAATGAAAACTACTGGAACATGTGCTCTAGatagatgagtcaaaggtggagttgtttggcctCAATGCCAGACTTCATGCTTGGCAAAAACATAACATGCCTTTTAACAAAACAAACCTCATACCAACCGGAAACCATGGAGtcggtggcattatggtttgagGCTGCCTCAaggccaacttgccatcattagGTCAACCATCCTCAACATGGATCTGGCAactggacaatgatccaaaacatacaaGCACATCTACAACAAAAAGTAATGTAGGGCTATGGAATGATAGaatcaaagcccagatcttaatcctaTCGTCTGGGGGGACTTGAAGTGGACTGTGTGTGCAAGAAAGcccttgaacatgacacagtttAAGCAGCACTCAAAAGACAAGTTGGCAAAAATTCCTTCCAGTCGATGTCAGAGGGggatagacagttacaagaaaccaTGACATTATTTcaccagctattgaagctacgggtgtacttatttttttagaAACTTCAAGTATAATTTCTTGCATTAGGTTACCTTTCTGTCAAAAGTGTTGAAGCAAAGATTACAtatccaaatatatatttttttacattcagttGCACGAAGATGTGAAAATAGCTGCCAGTATTGGTCACAACTGAATGCCATGTTTCTCTATGTAGAAGCccctcttacacacacacacacacacacacacacacacacacacacacacacacacacacacacacacacacactatcctgTGTCAAGTACAACAGACTGCTGTAGTGAGCTAATGTTCAGACAGGATATGTACCATGTCCATGACCAAAACATCATTTCCTCCCTGTTCCATGGCTCTCCTTACTCTCTCCAGGAACAACTCCTCCTCCCTGTTCCATGGCTCTCCTTACTCTCTCCAGGAACAACTCCTCCTCCCTGTTCCATGGCTCTCCTTACTCTCTCCAGGAACAACTCCTCCTCCCTGTTCCATGGCTCTCCTTACTCTCTCCAGGAACAACTCCTCCTCCCTGTTCCATGGCTCTCCTTACTCCCTCCAGGAACAACTCCTTCTCCCTGTGCTCTACTGGCATGTGTTCCTACTAGTTCCTCCCCTGGCCTGCTGGCAGTTGCCATGATGTTTTAACTGGCATTAGAAATGGTGTCCTTGGCTGCGAGCAGACGCCTAATGAAGGTGATCCTCTAGCCTGTataaaacccccttaatgaaggtGATCCTCTAGCCTCTGTATATCCTCTTAATGAAGGTGATCCTCTAGCCTCTGTATATCCTCTTAATGAAGGTGATCCTCTAGCCTGTataaaacccccttaatgaaggtGATCCTCTAGCCTCTGTATATCCTCTTAATGAAGGTGATCCTCTAGCCTGtaaaaaaccccttaatgaaggtGATCCTCTAGCCTGtaaaaaaccccttaatgaaggtGATCCTCTAGCCTGTataaaacccccttaatgaaggtGATCTTCTAGCCTCTataaaaccccttaatgaaggtGATCCTCTataaaaccccttaatgaaggtGATCCTCTataaaaccccttaatgaaggtGATCCTCTAGCCTCTataaaaccccttaatgaaggtGATCCTCTAGCCTCTataaaaccccttaatgaaggtGATCCTCTAGCCTGTataaaacccccttaatgaaggtGATCTTCTAGCCTCTataaaaccccttaatgaaggtGATCCTCTataaaaccccttaatgaaggtGATCCTCTataaaaccccttaatgaaggtGATCCTCTAGCCTCTataaaaaccccttaatgaaggtGATCCTCTAGCCTCTataaaaaccccttaatgaaggtGATCCTCTAGCCTCTATTAAAAAACCCTTAATGAAGGTGATCCTCTAGCCTCTATTAAAAAACCCTTAATGAAGGTGATCCTCTAGCCTGTgtaaaacccccttaatgaaggtGATCCTCTAGCCTCTATTAAAAAACCCTTGATGAAGGTGATCCTCTAGCCTCTataaaaaccccttaatgaaggtGATCCTCTAGCCTCTATTCCAGATTTCAACATGCATAATCACTTTTGGAAACATATCGAATGCATGCTATACCCATAGTACAAATGTAAGGTCTTTCATTCAAAGCTTTAAGCCTTTTAATGAACATTAGGCATGTCCCAGGACCTAAATTCTAATGAGCATTGGaatttgtgcgtgcgtgtgcgtgcgtgtgcatgcgtgtgtgtgtgttcgcattAAGAGAGAGGCCTCAAATACGACCTTATTTTACAGAAAACTACTGTAGTTTGACAAACATTACTAATAGCAAATTGCCAGAGACCTCCCTATGTTAGATGATGGTGCTTTTTTGTCAGTATGGTAATGTGATTAGATGCGCTACAATACATTCGATTTGACCTACTGTACCAGacaaaatgtttggacacacctactcattcaagggtattttatttattgttacaggtactgtatatattccaCATCTTCTCAGACTTTTGCAGAAAAAGTATATAATGGATTTGTGCCCAGAATTGCACTGCGATGTTGTCAGATTGATCCATCATACGGTGAACaactataaaaacaaacaaaaattccTTCATGCGGCTTAAAGCAGGTTTCTGTTTGATTGACATACTAAAAACAGTATCGTCTGATCGTTCTTTAATCTTCTCACAGAAAATTCCAACTGACTTAATCACCAAAATGGTTCGGGAATAACTTGGCTTTGATCCTACCTGATCTGTATTGTGGGTAAAGTCTCAGTTCAAATCGTATTCCCTCTGGTTTGTTGCGCTCCCCCAGCAGTGTGGACATTCCAGGCTGAACCCCAGCATTATGAGAAGTGATCTCCTCCAGCCAGACAGCACCGTCTTACAGGCCATTACATCATCGTCATCAAGACCTTATAAGGAGCGCTctgatgtactgtgtgtgtgtgtgtgtgtgtgtgtgtgtgttggatgaaCTGAAAATGATTGACACAGACTATACAAAACAGCATTGCCAGCATTGAGTTGGTATTGTTTAATATGATAAGTAACCATTACTGGATATGAGAATCCAGTAAttaaattctgtttttttaaacgtgtGAAAGGTCTACAACAACCAAACAACTAGTAAGATAGTaggttaaataataattaataaagaaCTATGAGGATGTCTCCAGCTCATGCCTGTCTGGAAACCAACTTTTTTTCAATCCAGATTTCGCTGTATTTTTTACTCACATTTTTCTAAAAGGTCTGCCACACTGTAACTCCTGCATTGGGAGTTGTCATCAATCATGGAGGGAATGCTTCTCCTTGAAGTCTATGGAAGCTGCTGTAATGTTACATTGCAAGGCGGCGTTCAGTGCCAGCAGATATGTCAGTTGCACAGTCCCTGTCCCTACACAGGACTGAACATTAGCAGCCCGTATCTGGACTGGTAAAAATAGTCTGACGACGGGAGAGTTCGTTCTGCATCGCTGGTTGCCATAGCTGCAGAATTCTAAATACCTGCAGGTCACATGGTAGAACAGGACATCGGTGGAACacgacgtgtgtgtgtgtgtgcgtgtgcgcatgttgaaatatgttatttttgcAGCTGATGGGAAGGAGGAAGTGTACTCTGCCAGACAGGAAGTGAAACCTTACCCTCCATCTCACTTCTAACAAGTTACTTGGCGACTGTCACATTAGTATACAGTGCacacggctgtgtgtgtgtgtgtgtgtgtgtgtgtgtgtacagtgcacacggctgtgtgtgtgtgtgtgtgtgtgtgtacagtgcacacggctgtgtgtgtgtgtgtgtgtgtgtgtgtgtacagtgcacacggctgtgtgtgtgtgtgtgtgtgtgtgtgtacagtccacacggctgtgtgtgtgtgtgtg is part of the Esox lucius isolate fEsoLuc1 chromosome 16, fEsoLuc1.pri, whole genome shotgun sequence genome and encodes:
- the LOC105029279 gene encoding LOW QUALITY PROTEIN: filamin A-interacting protein 1-like (The sequence of the model RefSeq protein was modified relative to this genomic sequence to represent the inferred CDS: substituted 1 base at 1 genomic stop codon), whose product is MQELQCGRPFRKILKLLLHQEKACWERKEEDHESEVFALKFKCFALLVIDKQHCMTNQHSQQSKRIQALKDIAPHAQQELNSTQSRAKGEELKVLHLEAGLRKQVTXFHINQEAMTAKLANEDAQNQQLRQRLAILSQQLDKLDGTRGALQRAEEELQELRDRLSHRGDRCATSPGLLSEVEQLRKRVVEMEGKDEELVRMGDQCRDLDRKLGRESSQSRSLKAEVDKLNGRISDLDRLEEALGKSKRECDALQGSLDKERASIKQLSAELETLRQRVRELEANEGQMERSELALRQDFAKLRTLTVVLVEERKNMAERLRRTEEKLQEKTDNLQLGERHSMSTATDKLTEESHSALRSKAELEERIQSVAKERDELRSRLRMEEDKTRDLQSRVTTMKKGIEVIEVKRGEFSQEMKSPLLVKTNHCYQQDDNKVKELTQEVARLRRRLMQKGVVESELMKAEEDFESLKKRWSKEHERARALADELEESKRELSKYQQGEKENNQEHQLLRRLQEEQVKAVLLRREVEALKEKVQKLMVTEESLCRVQMDSSTLKKRLTQQEVKNRELAREMQGLTHEVERYRQFSKSLRPGITGRRFSDLLLSTKEVQTEPTYTLPNNMGLAPLELGSRLHEQIDGEDPKQNKNCVPNQCYSTTLNNTESLDHQNNVRCIRIPSPTEKDNQPPIKGNLLKEKGEVMLARAAGQPLHIKVTPEHGLNTATLEISSSSADNATSYTSTAVIPTSGASPKQRITIIPNAAISPVARSKHSPCSEPVSPPGMTPTMVLPPDSSGSVSPDLTGSPIQMVTVSTGSLESTEVIRQAVFRVGPEKQNSCQITRSNCTGPSIITTEDNKIHIHLGSPCIQSISGITQNQSIGTCHTPKGGARTPVITNGCHVKGSSKITSSITITPAKTAITRQSHITVPVEEFRKPGTTRIPKPQGYGTPRGTNSTANTGQNKGQQPCSKLWGKH